Proteins found in one Methanospirillum hungatei JF-1 genomic segment:
- a CDS encoding PAS domain S-box protein gives MKLSAERITVLAVDDEEEILGVISQYLSEDEHFTVIGVRSVGEALEAMTHHDISAVVSDYQMPGTNGIDFLSLLREQGNTVPFILFTGRGSEEVVIKALNLGADFYIVKGEDPALQFQMLKMQILSLIEKKKADEALLNSLKENRRMLSQLRATLEATEEGILVTNREGYVTNFNERFLLLWDISSDDLKNTHIEEFLNRFSHVISDSSLIAEIAKTKDEPRSQRRHTLHCPDGRVLEIFIRPQQCDGRIIGTVYSFRDITPRVRAEMQLQESRERFRILFDQSPIGHMVISPDGRITEVNRAWLSLMKRTRESVIGLPFNDILTDESKQLFFACLTEVLNSNQKHSLELVLIDGENAPVTVLVDGSVIRNTEGNILYIQCILRDITYQRKTEKRLRWTESLLTEIVSMLPFGICVTRTTDMEILYHNKHFLDIWGPDIIADLPRTGTTPTLQDFLSVSTGFLEHPFYTWNPDVCKNPDISCRDIELPGKRVIRGFSRRLSEESGEERILWAFEDITRFRNQEEEIRRYARKIEILSRIISLSGKAGSASLLCDLSLSALISVLHFEGGAFYLLSGDKKTPVMVANSGLSQEFILETTEINPEDYAFLYTEGKPLFTNNLSYIMPEFAEKWGIAGSVFIPVISGERIIGSIHLTSSRPARVSIEEQEVLLGIGREIGNGLQRLNDQKQLVEERKNFENLVQSIGDLVIVIDETTTAILAINEEVVRKTGLYKEELIGRPIRESQTPYLTLLPLEKAAYDYQPIKYAVPQADGSRIVMETRITSGSWNGKKAYFCLCRDISSTMLAQEEIRLSEERLNAIFRTCPIGIILFDPDDTMIQINPAVVSMFGILDPLDLVRYSYKDDPNIPDSIKKRIENREAFTAEMTYDISRIRSVHNFRTTGSDILHIRIMVTPVTFSVSGMRDGFYILIEDITARHQIESELRRMTQKLARIMDASNDGFFFYQVHNETITISPRLNQMLGLSPDQEEYPLSDLLRFVHDDDRGMLQSVFASLSQGVHEAVSHEIRIKNPKEGYIWVYLRGKITGYDESGIPTSMAGAVTDITRRKESEQKLLESENFNRGLVTSLPDYLMIYDQYGTILYVNESSLRAMRTVNGDIIGKNILDFIPPEMRSFVKVQSEKRIRGETLEPYEVRIMRSDNSFIDAEVQATSILYEGNPAVLAVLTDITERKRNEEDLARYAETLKGTVDALASANKKLNLLSNVTRHDILNQVHIIMSYLALLQEYSIDPDIEHFLEKIAHAVGFIQRHIEFTRNYQDIGVHSPVWQKPGDIIRKLDFEGKRVNIELDTIEMYADPLLPKVFENLLDNTLRHGLNVSTISVRYEIQPDNRLLLVWEDDGAGIADDAKTRIFERGYGKNTGLGLFLIKEILSLSGITIYESGESGKGARFCLLIPEGKYRFSGSMIS, from the coding sequence ATGAAGCTGTCTGCAGAGAGAATTACCGTCCTTGCTGTTGATGACGAAGAGGAAATTCTTGGAGTAATCAGTCAGTATCTCTCTGAGGATGAACATTTCACGGTTATTGGTGTACGATCCGTCGGAGAAGCTCTTGAGGCGATGACTCACCATGATATCTCTGCCGTGGTCTCTGATTATCAGATGCCAGGAACAAATGGCATAGATTTTCTCTCACTTCTTCGGGAACAGGGCAATACCGTCCCTTTTATTCTCTTCACCGGACGGGGAAGTGAAGAGGTTGTTATCAAGGCATTAAACCTTGGGGCAGACTTTTACATAGTGAAAGGTGAGGATCCTGCTCTTCAGTTTCAGATGCTGAAGATGCAGATTCTCTCTCTTATTGAGAAGAAGAAAGCAGATGAAGCACTTCTAAATAGTCTCAAAGAGAATAGACGGATGCTTTCCCAGCTCCGGGCAACCCTTGAAGCGACAGAAGAAGGTATACTGGTCACCAACCGGGAAGGGTATGTTACCAATTTCAATGAACGGTTCTTACTTTTATGGGACATCTCTTCTGATGACCTGAAAAACACCCACATTGAGGAGTTTCTAAACCGTTTCTCCCATGTGATATCAGACTCATCTCTCATTGCAGAGATTGCCAAAACCAAAGATGAGCCAAGGTCACAGAGGCGGCACACCCTGCACTGTCCTGACGGAAGGGTCCTGGAGATATTCATCCGTCCACAGCAGTGTGATGGACGAATAATCGGAACCGTATATAGTTTCAGGGACATTACTCCCCGGGTCAGGGCTGAAATGCAGCTTCAGGAGAGTCGGGAACGCTTCAGGATTCTCTTTGACCAGTCCCCGATCGGACATATGGTCATCAGCCCTGATGGGAGGATTACCGAGGTAAACCGGGCCTGGCTCTCCCTGATGAAGCGTACCCGGGAGTCGGTTATCGGTCTTCCATTTAACGATATTCTTACAGATGAATCAAAACAACTGTTTTTTGCCTGTCTGACAGAGGTGCTCAATTCCAACCAAAAACACAGTCTTGAACTGGTACTGATTGACGGAGAAAATGCCCCGGTAACCGTCCTGGTAGATGGAAGTGTCATCAGGAACACTGAGGGGAATATTCTATATATCCAATGCATCCTTCGGGATATCACCTACCAGAGAAAGACCGAAAAGCGTCTTCGCTGGACCGAATCTCTCCTGACCGAGATCGTCAGCATGCTCCCCTTTGGCATATGCGTCACCAGAACCACAGATATGGAAATATTATACCACAACAAACATTTCCTCGATATCTGGGGCCCTGATATCATTGCGGATCTGCCCAGAACCGGAACTACACCGACGCTTCAGGACTTTCTCTCTGTATCGACAGGATTTTTGGAACATCCATTCTACACATGGAATCCGGATGTCTGTAAAAACCCTGATATCTCCTGCAGGGATATTGAACTGCCGGGAAAACGGGTAATAAGAGGATTTTCCCGACGACTTTCAGAAGAGAGCGGAGAAGAACGGATACTCTGGGCATTTGAGGATATCACCCGGTTTCGAAATCAGGAAGAGGAGATACGCCGGTATGCACGGAAAATTGAGATACTCAGTAGGATCATCTCTCTTTCAGGCAAGGCTGGTTCAGCTTCTCTCCTGTGTGATCTCTCATTATCAGCCCTCATTTCTGTTCTGCACTTTGAAGGAGGTGCATTCTACCTTCTCTCCGGTGATAAAAAAACACCGGTGATGGTAGCAAATTCAGGACTCTCCCAGGAGTTTATTCTTGAAACCACAGAGATAAATCCGGAAGACTATGCCTTTCTCTATACCGAGGGAAAACCACTCTTTACCAATAATCTCTCATACATCATGCCCGAATTTGCAGAAAAGTGGGGTATTGCCGGATCAGTATTTATCCCGGTCATCTCTGGTGAGAGAATAATCGGTTCTATTCATCTGACCAGTAGCAGACCAGCCCGTGTGTCGATAGAAGAGCAGGAGGTTCTGCTTGGTATCGGACGGGAGATTGGAAACGGACTGCAACGTCTCAATGATCAGAAACAACTGGTCGAAGAACGGAAAAACTTTGAAAATCTTGTTCAATCGATTGGGGACCTGGTAATTGTTATTGATGAAACCACCACAGCCATCCTCGCGATAAATGAGGAGGTCGTCAGAAAAACAGGTCTTTATAAAGAAGAACTGATTGGGCGTCCAATCCGTGAAAGTCAGACCCCGTATCTTACCTTACTCCCTCTTGAAAAAGCAGCATATGATTACCAGCCGATAAAATATGCCGTTCCCCAGGCGGATGGTTCACGGATAGTGATGGAAACCAGAATTACATCTGGTTCATGGAATGGGAAAAAAGCCTATTTCTGCCTCTGCCGTGACATTTCATCAACTATGCTGGCCCAGGAAGAGATCCGTCTTTCAGAAGAGCGGCTGAATGCAATCTTTCGTACCTGCCCGATCGGCATCATCCTCTTTGATCCTGATGACACCATGATCCAGATAAACCCGGCAGTGGTGTCAATGTTTGGCATCCTGGATCCCCTTGATCTTGTCAGATACTCCTACAAGGATGATCCAAATATCCCCGATTCAATCAAGAAGAGGATTGAGAACCGTGAAGCATTCACGGCTGAAATGACCTATGATATATCACGGATCAGGTCTGTTCACAATTTCCGGACAACCGGATCTGACATCCTGCATATCAGAATCATGGTGACGCCAGTTACCTTTTCAGTCTCCGGGATGCGAGACGGGTTTTATATTCTGATTGAGGATATTACCGCCAGACATCAGATCGAATCAGAACTTCGCCGGATGACACAGAAACTTGCCCGGATTATGGATGCGAGTAATGATGGGTTTTTCTTCTACCAGGTTCACAACGAAACCATCACTATTTCGCCTCGTCTGAATCAGATGCTTGGTCTCTCCCCGGATCAGGAGGAATATCCCCTTTCTGATCTCCTCCGGTTTGTTCATGATGATGACCGGGGTATGTTACAATCCGTCTTTGCGTCACTTTCACAGGGGGTGCATGAGGCAGTATCGCATGAGATCCGGATAAAAAATCCAAAGGAAGGGTATATCTGGGTTTATCTGAGAGGGAAGATAACCGGTTATGACGAGTCCGGAATTCCAACCAGTATGGCCGGAGCGGTTACTGATATCACCAGAAGAAAAGAGAGTGAGCAGAAACTTCTGGAGAGTGAGAACTTTAACCGGGGACTTGTAACCAGTCTTCCCGACTATCTCATGATCTATGATCAGTATGGGACCATTTTGTATGTAAATGAGAGTTCTCTTCGGGCCATGCGGACGGTGAATGGTGATATTATCGGAAAGAACATCCTTGATTTCATCCCTCCCGAGATGCGTTCATTCGTGAAGGTTCAGTCTGAAAAAAGGATCCGGGGGGAGACGCTGGAGCCCTATGAAGTCAGGATCATGAGGTCTGATAACTCATTCATTGATGCAGAAGTCCAGGCAACCAGTATTCTATATGAGGGAAACCCGGCGGTTCTGGCTGTCCTGACCGATATCACCGAACGGAAACGGAATGAAGAGGACCTTGCCAGGTATGCCGAGACATTGAAAGGGACTGTTGATGCCCTGGCATCAGCGAACAAAAAACTCAACCTGCTCTCGAATGTGACCAGACATGACATATTAAACCAGGTTCATATCATAATGAGTTACCTGGCTCTCCTTCAGGAGTATTCAATTGATCCTGATATTGAACACTTCCTTGAAAAAATCGCTCACGCGGTCGGGTTTATCCAGAGGCATATCGAATTTACACGAAATTATCAGGATATTGGTGTCCACTCCCCGGTCTGGCAAAAACCTGGTGATATCATCAGAAAACTTGACTTTGAAGGGAAACGGGTGAACATAGAACTTGATACCATTGAGATGTATGCAGATCCGCTTCTGCCAAAAGTCTTTGAAAATCTGCTTGACAATACGCTCCGTCATGGCCTGAATGTAAGCACCATCTCCGTTCGTTATGAGATCCAACCGGATAACCGGCTTTTGCTGGTGTGGGAGGATGACGGTGCCGGTATTGCAGATGATGCAAAAACAAGGATTTTCGAGAGAGGGTATGGAAAGAACACCGGTCTTGGTCTATTCTTAATTAAGGAGATCCTCTCCCTCTCCGGTATTACCATTTACGAATCAGGAGAGAGTGGAAAAGGTGCCAGATTCTGTCTTCTTATTCCTGAAGGTAAATACCGGTTTTCAGGTAGTATGATTTCATGA
- a CDS encoding DUF7544 domain-containing protein: MSEYLAILAFSPSVRYTFGRFWPLKPGQILRLLIISFFIGAWITSPFPQDLSYGDFSWLSGLSGGGKVMNEASLIGTVMSGFLLILLVYAFFSSIFQFIFVDYLSAKTKELLPSFRARAGMGIRLLGFYLGTILIIGICAVIAITGIAVPVLASQPDNPAAFLIALMYALGGLLILIIPVWILTIITTDFVVPVMIVHTCGIIRGWKIFLQEITGMWDEMGIYLMIKIGIHIGTGIVLGILMVTVMEGLGFSSLLMIPGLSPSHDLLSTAYILPFLVMAVITLMVMTPVVTFLRYYALVFLHLLSEKYSLLPDQNP, from the coding sequence ATGAGTGAATATCTGGCAATTCTTGCCTTCTCTCCGTCAGTCAGGTATACCTTCGGAAGATTCTGGCCATTAAAACCAGGACAGATACTTCGTCTTCTCATCATCTCCTTCTTCATCGGGGCATGGATTACGAGTCCATTCCCCCAGGATCTCTCGTATGGCGACTTCTCCTGGCTTTCCGGGCTATCAGGCGGGGGTAAAGTCATGAACGAGGCATCCCTGATTGGAACCGTCATGAGCGGATTTCTGTTGATATTACTCGTATATGCTTTCTTCAGCTCAATCTTTCAGTTTATCTTTGTCGATTATCTCTCAGCAAAAACGAAGGAGTTGCTCCCTTCATTCAGGGCACGTGCAGGAATGGGTATCAGGCTGCTCGGATTTTACCTGGGAACCATTCTGATCATCGGCATCTGTGCGGTGATTGCCATCACGGGTATCGCTGTTCCGGTTCTTGCATCTCAGCCTGACAATCCGGCAGCATTCTTGATCGCCCTGATGTACGCATTGGGAGGACTTCTTATCCTGATAATTCCGGTCTGGATTCTGACCATTATCACAACCGACTTTGTTGTGCCGGTTATGATCGTTCATACCTGTGGAATCATCAGGGGATGGAAGATATTCCTGCAGGAGATCACAGGGATGTGGGATGAGATGGGCATATACCTGATGATCAAGATAGGGATTCATATTGGAACGGGAATAGTCCTGGGTATTCTTATGGTTACGGTGATGGAAGGACTTGGGTTTTCATCTCTTCTAATGATACCCGGATTATCACCATCTCATGACCTGCTGAGCACCGCATATATCCTGCCATTTCTCGTAATGGCCGTGATAACTCTCATGGTAATGACTCCGGTTGTGACATTCCTTCGCTATTATGCCCTGGTATTTTTACATCTCCTGTCAGAGAAATATTCCCTGCTCCCGGATCAGAACCCCTGA
- the cbiM gene encoding cobalt transporter CbiM, with protein MHIPDAFIPLPQAAVYWIIALVFLALAIRWARSELNEDKIPLIAVLAAGIFALQSFNLPVSMGTSGHLVGGALAAIVLGSPFAAVFILTLVLIIQGFIFGDGGITVMGANILNMGVIGGFVGYYTFQGLLKVVKNPYLSSAVAAWLACLIPALACAVEMSIAGTFPLVPGLVAMGIYHAIIGVIEGVVTAVIIYVLAMARPDLVDTSVGVASV; from the coding sequence ATGCATATTCCAGACGCATTTATTCCACTTCCTCAGGCAGCAGTCTACTGGATTATTGCCCTTGTATTTCTAGCCCTTGCTATCCGGTGGGCACGGTCTGAATTAAACGAGGATAAAATCCCCCTGATTGCAGTCCTTGCAGCCGGCATCTTTGCACTGCAGAGTTTTAATCTACCGGTTTCGATGGGAACTAGTGGTCATCTCGTGGGTGGTGCCCTGGCAGCCATTGTTCTCGGGTCACCGTTTGCCGCAGTCTTTATCCTGACACTTGTTCTTATCATCCAGGGTTTTATTTTCGGGGATGGCGGTATCACCGTCATGGGTGCGAATATCCTGAATATGGGTGTTATAGGTGGATTTGTAGGGTATTACACATTCCAGGGTCTGTTAAAAGTTGTGAAAAATCCATATCTCTCAAGTGCGGTTGCAGCATGGCTGGCCTGTCTTATCCCGGCACTTGCCTGTGCAGTTGAGATGTCCATTGCAGGGACCTTCCCGCTGGTCCCCGGACTTGTTGCTATGGGAATCTATCATGCAATTATTGGTGTCATTGAAGGGGTAGTGACTGCGGTCATCATCTATGTTCTTGCCATGGCTCGTCCTGATCTTGTTGATACCTCTGTAGGAGTTGCATCAGTATGA
- a CDS encoding PDGLE domain-containing protein — protein sequence MIDNKTFIIAGLLISLLIGMVAVFLASGDPDGLESTALVVSGQKELTGLSPEEGDPEVIGTGSYTYESPMPDYSLGEEMGSTGGIIAIVVGTIITMLIVMGASYAIRLSKNSQ from the coding sequence ATGATTGATAATAAGACATTCATTATTGCAGGTCTTCTGATCTCTCTTCTTATCGGAATGGTTGCAGTATTCCTTGCCTCCGGCGATCCGGACGGTCTTGAGAGCACTGCGCTTGTGGTATCAGGACAGAAGGAACTGACTGGTCTTTCTCCGGAAGAAGGTGATCCTGAAGTGATTGGAACCGGTTCGTATACCTATGAATCACCGATGCCTGACTACTCTCTTGGTGAAGAGATGGGTTCAACCGGGGGTATTATTGCGATAGTTGTCGGGACCATCATTACCATGCTGATTGTGATGGGTGCATCATATGCTATACGATTGAGTAAAAACTCCCAATAA
- a CDS encoding energy-coupling factor transporter transmembrane component T family protein, translating to MIEDLFDLEQVTSQKSVIHSLDARVKIIVCCAAIVALVAVPYSPVVYTVSAVFFLLFLLLWALSKISPLIYFRRLLLALPFGFMLCGFQIFFKNRYYTDYHSLLELPLGIHIYFESIEFASILLVKFLVCYSFIVLLSSTSSLQDLLEAAGRLKVPPELILALGMMIRYLFVFGIIYRKVTDALKTRLFDPFDHRLPYRYRIVNMGYMMGSLFIRSLEQGERTYASMLCRGYGRDSYIFIKEKPFLRSDLIFLGLCLILIILVPLFCWYDPFSLICRFEVLPSSVQGF from the coding sequence ATGATAGAAGACTTGTTTGACCTGGAGCAGGTGACATCACAGAAGAGTGTCATTCATTCCCTCGATGCCAGAGTGAAGATCATCGTCTGTTGTGCTGCTATTGTGGCTCTTGTTGCCGTTCCCTATTCACCGGTTGTCTATACCGTATCAGCAGTCTTCTTTCTTCTGTTTCTCCTCCTCTGGGCATTATCAAAAATCTCTCCGCTCATCTATTTCCGACGGCTCCTTCTTGCTCTTCCGTTTGGATTTATGCTCTGCGGGTTTCAGATTTTTTTTAAAAACCGATATTACACTGACTACCATTCACTCCTTGAACTACCCCTGGGGATTCATATATATTTTGAATCGATTGAATTTGCCTCGATATTACTGGTAAAATTTCTGGTATGTTACTCATTTATCGTTCTTTTGTCCTCGACCTCATCATTGCAGGATCTTCTTGAGGCAGCAGGGCGGCTCAAAGTCCCTCCTGAACTCATTCTGGCTCTGGGTATGATGATCAGGTATCTCTTTGTGTTTGGTATCATCTACCGGAAGGTCACCGATGCACTAAAGACCCGGTTATTTGATCCATTTGATCACCGGCTCCCCTACCGGTATCGTATTGTGAACATGGGATACATGATGGGATCACTGTTTATCAGATCCCTTGAGCAGGGAGAGCGGACCTATGCCAGTATGCTCTGCCGGGGATATGGGCGTGACAGTTATATCTTTATCAAAGAAAAGCCATTTCTCCGGTCAGATCTGATATTTCTTGGTCTCTGTCTTATCCTTATCATCCTGGTTCCCCTGTTTTGCTGGTATGATCCCTTCTCTCTTATATGCCGGTTTGAGGTACTGCCCTCTTCTGTTCAGGGGTTCTGA
- a CDS encoding ATP-binding cassette domain-containing protein has product MHIIETQDLCHTYKGNIDALKNISFIAPRNTRIAIIGPNGAGKSTLFKHFNGVLKPTSGKVLIRGEPITKENIREVRRTVGLVFQNPDDQIFSPTVEQDVAFGPINMGLDEEAVKHRVSEALRTVGLSEYRTRVPHHLSGGEKKRVAIAGIIAMEPQVLVLDEPTAGLDPQGVREIIRFIRDFSVRYGMTVIFSTHNISLVAELAEYIYVMNNGSFVAEGTVAEIFSQPDLLSSVRLDLPILPKLISSLRSKGIAIDMGYTYQEAEIAFLKAFGKIA; this is encoded by the coding sequence ATGCATATTATCGAGACCCAGGATCTCTGTCATACCTATAAAGGCAATATCGACGCCTTGAAAAATATCTCATTTATTGCACCAAGGAACACTCGAATCGCTATCATCGGGCCAAACGGAGCCGGAAAAAGTACTCTCTTTAAACATTTCAATGGTGTCTTAAAGCCTACCAGTGGAAAAGTCCTGATACGGGGAGAGCCGATAACCAAAGAGAATATTCGGGAGGTCAGACGGACTGTGGGACTTGTGTTTCAAAACCCTGATGACCAGATCTTTTCTCCTACCGTTGAGCAGGATGTGGCATTTGGTCCCATAAACATGGGTCTTGATGAAGAGGCGGTAAAGCACCGGGTTTCTGAAGCATTACGCACCGTCGGTCTTTCAGAGTACCGGACACGGGTTCCTCATCATCTTTCCGGCGGTGAGAAAAAAAGGGTTGCGATAGCGGGTATTATCGCGATGGAGCCCCAGGTCCTTGTTCTGGATGAACCGACTGCAGGACTGGATCCGCAGGGAGTCAGGGAGATTATCAGGTTTATCCGTGATTTTTCCGTCAGGTACGGGATGACGGTGATCTTCTCAACCCACAATATCTCCCTGGTTGCAGAACTGGCGGAATATATCTATGTTATGAATAATGGATCCTTTGTTGCCGAAGGAACAGTTGCCGAGATTTTTTCACAACCCGATCTCCTGTCCAGTGTCCGCCTTGATCTTCCCATCCTGCCCAAACTCATCTCTTCACTCCGGTCAAAGGGCATTGCAATTGATATGGGATACACGTATCAGGAGGCTGAGATCGCATTTTTAAAGGCCTTTGGTAAGATTGCATGA